In Colletotrichum higginsianum IMI 349063 chromosome 3, whole genome shotgun sequence, a genomic segment contains:
- a CDS encoding Large neutral amino acids transporter small subunit 1 → MADVPRADETSPFLQRPPVARSASYDSDGHPVAARKLTLFNGLAIVISLQIGSGIFSVPSQISQFVTAPGYGLLAWLFGGLLVWTGAASFIELGLRIPNNGGIQEYLRACYGEFAGFLFTWVWCIIIKPAANSMIATIFADYLTEAFVADQEALSPWISKVVAAGCIVTMTLVNCMGATAGAKAANLFLFLKVAALAAIVVLGCGVWAFGHGEGVPSSEYGWFGQAPEQREIGLWEWLGDFGTATFGALWCYAGWEMVGFVLGDMKDPRRDLPIVINGSMIVVIIGFMLMNAALYVCLPMSVMRTSSTVAVEFANRILGNWAGLVFCLVVSVSAMGALNSNVFATAKLVIVASQRGYFPAILANLHCSHEKDEAACVDEYMASLPRLAKVPIKGFLSWTRNRRWRRNVPLLPLLLNCVLSVVYVVVGSFNGLVTFIGLAAYTIFFSSAIGLIVLRRRDARNPPANAAEYSTWLINPIIFSAISGLLVVRGVISEPVQGGAILLVAIFGVVFFSLRFGLRGFTHTEAS, encoded by the exons ATGGCGGACGTGCCCCGCGCCGACGAAACCTCGCCGTTTCTCCAGCGGCCGCCGGTGGCCAGATCGGCGTCCTACGACAGCGACGGCCACCCCGTGGCCGCACGGAAACTCACGCTCTTCAACGGCCTCGCCATTGTCATCAGTCTCCAAATCGGTTCCGGAATCTTTAGCGTCCCTTCGCAGATCAGCCAGTTCGTCACGGCGCCGGGTTACGGCCTGCTGGCATGGCTCTTTGGCGGTCTACTCGTGTGGACGGGCGCGGCGTCCTTCATCGAGCTTGGGCTCCGCATCCCCAACAACGGCGGCATCCAGGAGTACCTGCGAGCATGCTACGGTGAGTTCGCCGGCTTCCTATTCACGTGGGTGTGGtgcatcatcatcaagcCCGCCGCGAACTCCATGATCGCAACCATCTTCGCCGACTACCTTACCGAGGCTTTCGTTGCGGACCAGGAAGCGCTGTCGCCGTGGATATCAAAGGTGGTGGCGGCCGGTTGCATCGTGACCATGACGCTCGTCAACTGCATGGGCGCAACCGCGGGCGCCAAGGCTGCCAACCTGTTTCTCTTTCTCAAGGTGGCAGCTCTTGCTGCGATCGTTGTTCTCGGCTGTGGTGTCTGGGCCTTTGGTCACGGGGAGGGGGTCCCGTCGTCCGAGTATGGCTGGTTTGGACAGGCGCCCGAGCAGCGAGAAATCGGTCTCTGGGAATGGCTTGGAGACTTTGGAACGGCCACATTCGGGGCATTATGGTGCTACGCTGGCTGGGAAATG GTCGGCTTTGTTTTGGGAGACATGAAAGATCCCAGGAGGGATCTGCCAATCGTGATCAATGGCTCCATGATTGTGGTGATCATCGGCTTCATGCTGATGAATGCTGCTCTGTACGTCTGCCTACCCATGAGTGTCATGAGGACAAGTAGCACAGTGGCAGTG GAATTTGCCAACAGAATCCTCGGCAACTGGGCCGGACTTGTCTTCTGCCTGGTAGTGTCTGTTTCGGCAATGGGCGCCCTGAACTCGAACGTATTCGCCACCGCCAAACTCGTTATAGTTGCAAGCCAACGGGGATATTTCCCTGCCATCTTGGCGAATTTGCACTGCAGTCATGAGAAGGACGAGGCTGCTTGTGTGGACGAGTACATGGCTTCTCTGCCCAGGCTGGCCAAGGTCCCGATCAAGGGCTTTTTGTCCTGGACTCGAAACCGGCGTTGGCGGAGAAATGTGCCTCT GCTGCCCCTGTTGCTGAATTGCGTGTTGTCGGTGGTGTATGTGGTTGTTGGAAGCTTCAATGGGCTTGTCACGTTTATTG GCCTGGCGGCGTACAcgatcttcttctcttcgGCAATTGGGCTCATTGTCCTCCGTCGTAGAGATGCCCGCAACCCGCCGGCAAATGCTGCCGAGTACAGCACTTGGCTCATAAATCCCATCATTTTCAGCGCTATTAGTGGTCTGCTGGTGGTCCGAGGAGTCATCTCGGAACCTGTGCAGGGAGGGGCTATTCTCTTGGTCGCCATTTTTGGGGTAGTCTTCTTCTCGCTCAGGTTCGGGTTACGCGGCTTCACCCACACTGAAGCCAGCTGA
- a CDS encoding Aromatic amino acid aminotransferase, translating to MLCEVFVYSQVLTQALPRGVQVVPVEMDEGGMSVAGLEEVLAAWDERDGKRPSFLYTVTHRMADTWRGGSMGHNPTSGVLSVERRKEIYAVASKYDIIIVEDDPYWYLQYPSAVVAEAKSRGLKTPPSPPAYKPAKSSGYPFLDSLTPSFLSVDTEGRVIRLDTFSKTIAPGCRLGWITAQPAIIERLLRITEVTTQQPSGFVQSTVAELIMGEQPAAARSAFAALTSRQKQTFEGWRMDGWVRWLEGLRGVYERRMNRMCTILDEGSIQLKQSTPRSADDADWGVVSKTQLYEFDWPRGGMFIWLKLRLETHPLWMATGGKRVPLLDGESLSTALMFLATKEPYRVLVSPGLIFSATPAIRAERGWAYFRLCFAAETEENVDLCSQKLADAIQRFWRIKKVEEVEDLLGDFQPPRDVDGFGNLGTFMGC from the exons ATGCTGTGCGAGGTCTTTGTCTATAGCCAGGTCCTGACCCAGGCGTTGCCAAGAGGCGTGCAGGTCGTCCCcgtcgagatggacgagggcggcatgagcgtcgccgggctggagGAGGTGCTGGCGGCGTGGGATGAGAGGGACGGCAAAAGACCGTCCTTTTTATACACTGTGAC ACACCGCATGGCTGACACGTGGCGGGGTGGTAGCATGGGTCACAACCCGACCAGTGGCGTCCTGTCGGTCGAGCGCCGTAAGGAGATTTACGCCGTCGCCAGCAAGtacgacatcatcatcgtggAGGACGACCCGTACTGGTACCTGCAGTACCCCTCGGCCGTtgtggccgaggccaagtCCCGGGGACTCAAgacccctccctcccctccggCTTACAAGCCCGCCAAGTCGTCGGGCTATCCGTTCCTCGACTCGCTGACCCCGTCGTTCCTCAGCGTCGACACCGAGGGCAGGGTCATCCGTCTGGACACTTTCTCCAAGACGATTGCTCCGGGATGCCGACTGGGTTGGATCACGGCGCAgcccgccatcatcgagcGTCTCCTGAG AATTACTGAGGTCACGACACAGCAGCCCTCGGGCTTCGTTCAGtccaccgtcgccgagctgaTCATGGGCGAGcagcccgccgcggcgcggtcggccttcgccgccctcacGTCGCGTCAGAAGCAGACGTTCGAGGGCTGGCGCATGGACGGCTGGGTGCGCTGGCTCGAAGGGCTCCGCGGCGTCTACGAGCGCCGCATGAACCGCATGTGCACGATCCTCGACGAGGGATCCATCCAGCTGAAGCAGTCGACGCCGCgcagcgccgacgacgccgactgGGGCGTCGTCAGCAAGACGCAGCTCTACGAGTTCGACTGGCCGCGCGGCGGCATGTTCATCTGGCTCAAGCTCCGCCTCGAGACGCACCCGCTGTGGATGGCGACGGGCGGCAAGAGGGTGCCGttgctcgacggcgagagcCTGTCGACGGCGCTCATGTTCCTCGCCACCAAGGAGCCGTACCGCGTGCTCGTCAGCCCGGGCCTGATCTTCAGCGCCACCCCGGCCATCCGCGCCGAGAGGGGGTGGGCGTACTTCCGTCTGtgcttcgccgccgagacggaggagaacGTGGACCTTTGCTCGCAGAAGCTGGCCGATGCGATCCAGAGGTTCTGGAGGATCaagaaggtcgaggaggtcgaggacctgCTCGGGGACTTCCAGCCGCCCAGAGACGTGGACGGGTTCGGTAACCTGGGTACCTTTATGGGATGCTGA
- a CDS encoding Ribosomal protein L4/L1 — MASRPTVTIIGKDGKSSGNTHTLPAVFLSPIRPDIVQEVHKGMAKNKRQPYSVSEKAGHQTSAESWGTGRAVARIPRVSGGGTHRAGQAAFGNMCRSGRMFAPTKTWRKWHVKVNQGQKRYATVSAIAASGVAPLLLARGHQVSNVPEVPLVVDSALFENAAVARTAAAVSLLKTVGAADDVEKVKKSKKLRAGKGKLRGRRFRQRRGPLVIYDPEVDGKELVTAFRNVPGVETSPVTALNLLQLAPGGHLGRFVVWTSAAFKSLDTIYGTTTQPSALKKDFLLPSNIVSQSDLTRLINSSETQSALNEPKGYALTRRSAVQKKNPLKNKQVMLRLNPYAAVFSKEAAQKK; from the exons ATGGCTTCGAGACCTaccgtcaccatcatcggcaaggATGGCAAGTCCTCCGGCAACACTCACACTCTGCCGGCCGTCTTCCTGAGCCCTATCCGCCCCGATATCGTCCAGGAGGTTCACAAGGGCATGGCCAAGAACAAGCGCCAGCCCTACTCCGTCAGCGAGAAGGCCGGCCACCAGACCTCTGCTGAGTCTTGGGGAACTG GTCGTGCTGTTGCCCGTATCCCCCGTGTCTCCGGTGGTGGTACTCACCGCGCCGGTCAGGCCGCCTTCGGTAACATGTGCCGTTCCGGTCGCATGTTCGCCCCTACCAAGACGTGGCGCAAGTGGCACGTCAAGGTCAACCAGGGCCAGAA GCGCTACGCTACTGTCTctgccatcgccgcctctggcgttgcccccctcctcctggcCCGTGGTCACCAGGTCTCCAACGTCCCCGAGGTCCCCCTGGTCGTCGACTCCGCTCTCTTCGagaacgccgccgtcgcccgcactgccgctgccgtctcTCTTCTGAAGACCGTCGGTGCCGCTGACGACGTTGAGAAGGTcaagaagtccaagaagcTCCGCGCCGGTAAGGGCAAGCTCCGTGGCCGCCGCTTCCGCCAGCGCCGCGGTCCTTTGGTCATCTACGAccccgaggtcgacggcaagGAGCTCGTCACCGCTTTCCGCAACGTCCCCGGTGTCGAGACCTCCCCCGTCACCGCCCTCAacctcctccagctcgcGCCCGGTGGCCACCTCGGCCGCTTCGTCGTCTGGACCTCGGCTGCCTTCAAGTCCCTGGACACCATCtacggcaccaccacccagcCCTCGGCCCTCAAGAAGGACTTCCTGCTGCCCTCCAACATCGTCTCCCAGAGCGACCTGACCCGTCTGATCAACAGCTCGGAAACCCAGTCCGCCCTGAACGAGCCCAAGGGCTACGCTCTGACCCGCCGCTCCGCGGTCCAGAAGAAGAACCCCCTCAAGAACAAGCAGGTCATGCTTCGCCTGAACCCCTACGCCGCGGTATTCTCCAAGGAGGCTGCCCAGAAGAAATAA